The window ATTAGGCATTTAAAAGTGATAATATGACGAGTGGTAAATAGATTATGCTAAACGGAAACAAAAGGTTTTAAGTCATAAAAAAACCTTTTAAGATTACGCTTAAAAGGCTTTTTACTAACTAAATGGATTGGTTGGTTTTGATTGGTTTTGGCTGGTTTACTTTAAATGTTGTGCAAAAAAACCTAACATCGCTTTGTACAATGCTACTCTATTTTCTTCATGAGAAAATCCATGTCCTTCATCGTACTTTACCATATAAGGCACCTCTATATTTCTTGCTCTCATGCTCTTTACAACTTGATCAGATTCGTCTATATTAACTCTTGGATCATTAGCACCTTGAATTACAAATAATGGTTTAGTAATTTTATCGACGTGTAAAGCAGGAGATACTTCTGTCATAATCTTTTGATCATTTTCATCCTCAGTATTATACCACTGCTCATTAAATTGTGGCATGTAAGGTTTCCAATATTCTGGAAAAGACTCAAAAAAGGTAAACAGATTACTAACACCTACATAATCTATCCCACAAGTATATAAATCTGGAGTTTTAACAAGGCTACCTAAAGTTGCCAGTCCGCCGTAACTTGCGCCATAAATAGCCGTTTTATTTCCATCAATAAAATCTAAGGTTTTAGCATAAGCTACAGCATCCTCTAAATCGTTAAGCATTTTTCTCCCAATTTGCTTATTCCCTTTTAAAAAGAATTCTTTTCCATAACCACCAGACCCTCTATAATTAACCTGTAAAGTAGCATACCCTCTACTTGCAAACAATTGCGTTTCTGGATTAAAACCCCAATAGTCTCTAACACCATAAGGTCCACCGTGAGGATTTACAATTAATGGCACTCTTTGTCCCTTTTTAATAGTATTTGGTATTGTGATGTAACCATAGACTTTTAAACCATCTCGAGATATAAAGTTAATAGGTCTCATTTCTGCCATGTCTTCCTCATGTAATTGTGGCATTAAATCCAATAGTTTTGTAAACGTGTCACTTTTCACATCATAAGTATAGTAAGTCCCATATAACTTATCCGTCTGTATAATTACTAAGTATTTATCCTCGTCTTCCGTTTTATCTACAATAGAAAACACTTTATCTCCAAACTCTTTTTTGAATTTTTTATCTAACTTTTTGTAATAATCACTTACCGGTACAATGTGTGTTTTTTCTCCTGTATAAAAATAGTAATCCACTTCATATCCTCTCTTTTTAGAACGACTAACACCACCTACATCAAACGTAGGATTACTGTATACCTTTTCTATAATTTCTTTTTTTGCTAAATCGTATAAAACCAATTCGCTTGTATTACTCTCTAAATTAGTTAACACAAAAGCATCATGCTTATAAGCTGTATTATAATTAAAAGCTACGATAGAAAAAGAATCTTTCCAATTAGTAGTAACCACCTCTTTAAAAGGTTGATCGGCGTCTGTTCTGTAATTTAACACGTACTCTACTCCATTTTGTTGTTTTGTATAACCTCTTAAATTTCCATCTTTATCAAATTCATAACCCGCAATAGGTGAAGATGCATCTTTATTTTCAAACAGTTTTTCCATATCTCCCGTTACAATATTGATTTTGTAAGGCTCAAATATTTGTTTATTATCTTTATTCATCATAATAATAACATGATCTGGTTGATCCTCTAACAGGTTCGAAAAATTAACTTGTACATCATCAAATGGTGTTAATGCTTTTGGATTACTTCCATCAATATTAGCAGCAAACAGTTGATAGTTTTCGTTACCGCCATTATCTTTTACATAAACTAATCTATTATCATTAGCCCAGCCATAACCTCTAATTAACTCCTCACCTTCTTCTATAGCACGTGTCACCTTATCTGTTTTTGTATTTTTCACATATACATGATTTTTTCCACTAGCATCTTTCTCTCTATACGAAAAGTAATTTCCTTTAGGCGAAAATTGAAAAGAGCTAGTTGCTGGATCTTCAAAATAATCTTCAGCAGAATATTTATATGTTCCGTTATCAAAAGCAGACAACTTATCTAAAGCATCTTTAGATGATGGCAAGGAAACATCCCCCGGTTTGGTTTTTATGGTTTTTGTTAGATTTAAAGGAAACTCCATGCCTCCTTGATAAAATATTCCAGTAATAGCTTCTTTATCTAAAACACCAACATATTTAATACCGCCTTGCGTAAAATTGATGCTTAATTGGTTGTTTTCAAAAAGGGTTTTATCCATAGGAATCCCTGTTGCACCCTGAGAAGGACTATCCATTGTAGATGACAAAACACCACTATCGTTTTTTACATTAAATAATAAAGGTATGTCTTGACCTTGCGCGGTCAATGTTCCTTTCCAAGATCCAGAAATATCTTGAGCAAATGTGCTAATGGATAGCAGCAAAGCTAAAATACTTAATACTAATTTTGTGTTTGGTTTTTTCATGATGGTTTATTATTATTATTATTATTATTAGTAGTTACCTAATTAGTAATCAATTACACTTAATTGTTACATTTGTTTTTATAAAGATATATCTATAATCTGTTTTTAAAATTGAAATTATGATAAGCGGTCAACTAATAATGATAAACGGAAATAGCAATTAACACCATTAATATGAAAACTTTAAAAAAAGCATTACCCTTATTAGTTGTGTTTATTTGCACAATATCTTTTGCGCAAACTGAAAAACCCCAAACCCCAAAAGGCCCCTTTGATTATATAATAGAAGACGTCTCGTTTATAAATAAAGACGTCGACAGTATTACATTAGCTGGCACATTAACATTACCAAAAAATATAAAACAACCGCCTGTTGCTATTTTA is drawn from Psychroserpens sp. NJDZ02 and contains these coding sequences:
- a CDS encoding alpha/beta hydrolase family protein, which translates into the protein MKKPNTKLVLSILALLLSISTFAQDISGSWKGTLTAQGQDIPLLFNVKNDSGVLSSTMDSPSQGATGIPMDKTLFENNQLSINFTQGGIKYVGVLDKEAITGIFYQGGMEFPLNLTKTIKTKPGDVSLPSSKDALDKLSAFDNGTYKYSAEDYFEDPATSSFQFSPKGNYFSYREKDASGKNHVYVKNTKTDKVTRAIEEGEELIRGYGWANDNRLVYVKDNGGNENYQLFAANIDGSNPKALTPFDDVQVNFSNLLEDQPDHVIIMMNKDNKQIFEPYKINIVTGDMEKLFENKDASSPIAGYEFDKDGNLRGYTKQQNGVEYVLNYRTDADQPFKEVVTTNWKDSFSIVAFNYNTAYKHDAFVLTNLESNTSELVLYDLAKKEIIEKVYSNPTFDVGGVSRSKKRGYEVDYYFYTGEKTHIVPVSDYYKKLDKKFKKEFGDKVFSIVDKTEDEDKYLVIIQTDKLYGTYYTYDVKSDTFTKLLDLMPQLHEEDMAEMRPINFISRDGLKVYGYITIPNTIKKGQRVPLIVNPHGGPYGVRDYWGFNPETQLFASRGYATLQVNYRGSGGYGKEFFLKGNKQIGRKMLNDLEDAVAYAKTLDFIDGNKTAIYGASYGGLATLGSLVKTPDLYTCGIDYVGVSNLFTFFESFPEYWKPYMPQFNEQWYNTEDENDQKIMTEVSPALHVDKITKPLFVIQGANDPRVNIDESDQVVKSMRARNIEVPYMVKYDEGHGFSHEENRVALYKAMLGFFAQHLK